Within the Fischerella sp. PCC 9605 genome, the region CTAACTACTAACCACTAACCACTAACAATCAACTAGCAACAATCAACAAATAAAAAAGGAAAAAAACTATGGAAATGATGATTGAAGATTTAATGGAGCAAATGATTGAAATGGGTGGCTCGGATATGCATTTATCCGCTGGTTTGCCTCCTTATTTCCGCATCAGTGGCAAACTCACTCCCATTGGCGATGAGCCTTTGTCTGGCGATCAGTGTCAAAGGTTGATTTTCAGTATGCTTAATAACTCCCAACGCAAAACATTAGAGCAGACTTGGGAGTTAGATTGTTCTTATGGTGTAAAGGGATTAGCACGTTTCCGCGTCAATGTTTACAAAGAACGCGGTACCTACGCTGCTTGCTTGCGGGCATTGAGTTCTAAAATTCCTAACTTTGAAAAATTAGGTCTGCCTGATGTAGTGCGAGAAATGTCAGAAAAGCCCCGAGGACTAATTTTAGTTACGGGCCCAACGGGTTCTGGTAAGACAACTACTCTAGCAGCCATGATTGATTTGATTAATCGCACCCGGGCAGAACATATTTTGACGGTAGAAGATCCAATAGAGTTTGTTTACGAACCAATAAAAAGTCTTATCCACCAAAGGCAATTAAGTGAAGATACCAAGAGCTTTGCCAATGCTTTGAAAGCTGCTTTGCGGGAAGATCCAGATATTATCTTGGTGGGTGAAATGCGAGACTTAGAAACAATTTCCTTAGCTATTTCCGCCGCAGAAACAGGACACCTAGTATTTGGTACTTTGCACACCAGTTCCGCAGCACAGACTGTTGACCGGATCATCGACGTTTTCCCCCATGAAAGACAAACCCAAGTGCGAGTGCAGTTGTCTAACTCGCTGGTAGCGGTATTTAGCCAAACCTTAGTTCCGAAAAAGAATCCCAAACCAGGTGAATTTGGTCGGGTGATGGCGCAGGAAATTATGGTAGTTACTCCGGCTATTTCTAACTTGATTCGTGAAGGCAAAACAGCACAAATTTACTCGGCTATTCAAACTGGCGGCAAATTAGGAATGCAAACTCTGGAGAAAGTTTTAGCTGATATGTATAAAGCAGGAACTATCTCTTTTGAAGCAGCAATGTCTAAGACTTCTAAGCCAGATGAAGTGCAGCGTCTCATCGGTGCTGCGCCACCACTTACCGCTACAAAACCCGGTGCTGGTGGAACTGTAAAAGCGCATTAAAAATGAGTTGTTTGTTGGTAGTTTGTTGTTGTTTGGATTTTGCTAGTAATGTCCAAATAACTAATAACCAACAACTAATCACTACTAATAGTAAACTTCTCCACTGATAGAGGAAATGCCTACATTCGTTGCCCGTGTTCGAGATTCACAAGGAAAATCAAGAACCGAAAAAATTATTGCAGAAAATTTAGCACAAGCCCGTACGAACCTCAGACAACAGGGTTTGGTTGTTCAAGAACTGAAAAAATTTCAAGGCTTTGATCTGAAAAAATTTCAGACATCATTAGTCAAGGTTTCTGTTAAAGATAAAGCAGTTTTTTCTCGTCAATTTGCTGCCTTGGTGAATGCAGGAGTAGCAATAGTCAGAAGCTTGGGGGTACTTTCCGAGCAGTGTAGTAATCCTAAATTAAAACAATCCCTTTTGGATATTAGTGGTGAAGTTCAAAATGGGGTAAACCTTTCAGATGCAATGCGTAAACATCCTGACTGCTTTGATGGGTTGTATGTCAGTATGGTTCAGGCTGGTGAAGTTGGTGGTGTTTTAGATGAAGTACTAAATCGCTTAGCCAAGTTATTAGAAGATGTTGCCCGATTACAAAACCAAATCAAATCAGCGATGGCTTATCCAGTTGCTGTCAGTATTATAGCGATCGCCATCTTTGTCGGTATGACGGTTTTTCTGATTCCCATCTTTGCCAAAATTT harbors:
- a CDS encoding type IV pilus twitching motility protein PilT; translated protein: MEMMIEDLMEQMIEMGGSDMHLSAGLPPYFRISGKLTPIGDEPLSGDQCQRLIFSMLNNSQRKTLEQTWELDCSYGVKGLARFRVNVYKERGTYAACLRALSSKIPNFEKLGLPDVVREMSEKPRGLILVTGPTGSGKTTTLAAMIDLINRTRAEHILTVEDPIEFVYEPIKSLIHQRQLSEDTKSFANALKAALREDPDIILVGEMRDLETISLAISAAETGHLVFGTLHTSSAAQTVDRIIDVFPHERQTQVRVQLSNSLVAVFSQTLVPKKNPKPGEFGRVMAQEIMVVTPAISNLIREGKTAQIYSAIQTGGKLGMQTLEKVLADMYKAGTISFEAAMSKTSKPDEVQRLIGAAPPLTATKPGAGGTVKAH